From Kaistella polysaccharea:
CCTTATGAAATTGAGCCGGGTACGGAATTGTAATTAATCTTCCCAGTTTTTCAGCAACAAATTCATTAAAAATTCCGGACATTTTATCACCTTATTTTTTTGGGAATCTAAGAAAAAAAGTGTGGTCTTTGCCTCCGTTATTTTTTGTTTAGAAGGATTATAAATTTCATAATCAAATTCTATTTTTACACCCGGAATTTTTTTGATGTAGGTGTGAATTTCCAGAAGTTGATCATACAGTGCTGGTTTTAAATACTTAATGGAAAATTCCGAAACCGGGAGCCAAATTCCTTGCTGCTCAATCTCCTCATATGGAAGACCGAGGGACCGAAA
This genomic window contains:
- a CDS encoding acyl-CoA thioesterase produces the protein MIHTTNSIRVRYGETDPMKYVYYGNYAEYFEVARVELFRSLGLPYEEIEQQGIWLPVSEFSIKYLKPALYDQLLEIHTYIKKIPGVKIEFDYEIYNPSKQKITEAKTTLFFLDSQKNKVIKCPEFLMNLLLKNWED